From the Deinococcus sonorensis KR-87 genome, the window GCTACGGCTGGGCCGAGGTGGCGGCGCTGCCGTCCTACGCCGTGGTGCATCTGATTCTGGTGCGCTACCTGCCGGGCGTCCGGCTGGTGCTGCCGCTGATCTGGACCACCGGCCTGGCCCTGGCGCTGTTCTTTCCGCTGGTCGGCTGGCCGGCCTTCATCCCGGCGCTGGTGGCCGCCGTGCTGCCCTACAGCTGGCGCGGGCTGATGAATCTGCTCAGAAGTATGCGGGAGGGACGCTATGGAACAGCCGCTGGTTAGTATCCTGATCAATAACTACAACTACGGCCAGTTTCTGGCCGAGGCCATCGAGAGTGCCCTGAACCAGACCTATGCCAACATCGAGGTGCTGGTGGTGGATGACGGCAGCACCGACAGCTCCGCCGAGGTGATGGCCGGCTACGCGGGGCGGATCATTCCCATCCTCAAGAAGAACGGGGGGCAGGCCAGTGCCCTGAATCTCGGCGTGGCCAGGGCCCGGGGCGACATCATCTGCTTTCTGGACGCCGACGACGCCTGGATGCCCGACAAGGTGGAGCAGGTCGTGCGGGCGTTCAGGCAGCATCCCCGGGCGGGGCTGGTGTACCACCGCGTGCAACCGGTGGACGCGGCGTTGAAGCCTCAGGGTGAGGCGTGGCCACAGAGTCTGTATACCGGGAGCATTGCGGCCTTGGTGCAGCGGACCGGCGGCTGGTGGCATCAGGCCAACACCTCCTCGCTGGCCTTCCGGCGCAGCACCCTCGAGCGGATCGGGCCGGTGCCGGACAGCTTCGTGTATTCGGCCGACGCCTACCTGGGTGAGCTGGCAGCCCTGCTGGTGGAGGTCGTGGGGCTGCCGCAGCAGCTGACGCTCTACCGGGTGCACGGCACCAACGTCTGGTATGCGGGCGGCGCCAACAGCCAGAAGCGGATCGCGCTGTACCGGAACTGCATCGGCGCGATCAACGCCCGGCTGGCTCAGCTGGGCGTTCCCGGCAGGCTGGAGGAACGCCAGCACTTCCAGCTGCAGCTGCACCGCTTCCTGAACGGTGAGGCTGTCAGCATTCCCGGGCTGCTGGTTCAGGCCCTTACCTTTCCCGGCGAGCCGAAACTGAAGGTGCGTCTGCGCTCCGCGGCGTCCATCCTGGCGCGGGTCCTGCGCCTTCACCCCCGCGCCCGGACGCAGAGTTCCTGAGCCCTCATGGCCGGCTCGTCGCTTTCCCTGGCCGGCCGGGTGGCGCTGGTGACCGGCGCCTCAGGTGGCCTGGGCCGCGCCACCGCGCCGGAGCTGGCCCAGGCTGGAGCGCACGTCATCGTGACGGCGCGCAGCACCCGGACACACAGCACGCAGCCGGGTCTGCCCGACAGCACCATCGAGGCCACCGCCGAGCAGGTGCAAACGGCCGGCGGGCAGGCCACCGCCCTGCGCTGCGACCATACCCAGGAGGCGGAGGTGGAGCGGCTGATGCAGCACATCGGCACGCACTTCGGGCGCCTGGATCTGCTGGTGAACAACGCCTGGGGCAACCACGACCCGGTGGATGAAACGCAGCGCGGCCGGGAGGTCTGGGAGGAGCCGCTGGCCCAGCTCAGAAACGACCTGCTGGCCGGTGCGTACAGCGATTACATCACCTCCCTGCTGGCGCTGCGGCACCGGCTGATCGGGTCCGGTGGGTTGATGGTCAGCACCACCTGGCACACCGACGAACCGCCCGGCTGGCTGCCCTACGAGGTGAGCAAGGCGGCCAAGAACCGGCTGGTGTACGCGCTGGGCCATCATCTGCGCGGCCTCGGCGTGACGGTGCTGGGCGTGGCCCCCGGCTGGATGCGCACCGAACTGATGCTGCAGCACCACACCGAGGACGAGTTGCGGGGCCAGACCGAGACGCCGCACTACGCGGCCCGCGCCATCGTCTCGCTGGCAGCCGATCCCCAGCGGGACCACTGGACCGGGCAGATTCTGGATGTGGGCGATCTTGCCGACCGCTACGGCTTCACCGATCTGGACGGCACACAGCCGCACTGGTACCGCCGGCGACAGGCCACCCGGCAGGCGACCGAGAAAGACTAGCGGCGGGCCGGCTGCGGCAGGCGGTCCAACAGGCCGTTCAGGAACGCGCCCAGCTGGTCCGGCCCTTCAATCACCTCGTCCGCGTGCGGGGTCAGCAGCGGGAGCCGCCCCACCTGCACCGCGTGTCCGGCCAGTTCCAGCATCGCCACGTCGTTGTCGCTGTCCCCGAAGGCCCAGCACTGCTCCAGCGTGAGGCCCAGCGCCTCGGCAATGGCCCCCAGCGCCGCGCCCTTGTCGGCTCCGCTGGGCGTGACCGTCAGGAAATCCGGGTACGGATCCTGGGCGCCGGTCAGCACCAGATGGGGCAGGCTGCTGCTCAGGTGGTCCCGCCAGTGGCGGATGTCCGGATGCCAGAAGCCGACCTTGATGATCTGCTCCTCCGGCGCCTCATGCAGCGGGGCGTGTGGGCGGCGCTGCAGCCACTCCGGCACCGGCGCGCCGGGCGGCAGGTCCACATACACCCGGTCCAGCGCGAAGGCGATCACCCGCGCTCCGTGCAGCTGGTGGGCCAGCACGGCCCGGAGGTCGGCGGGCGTGAAGCGGGCCTCGCGGTGCATCACGCCGTTCAACAGGATGTGGCCGCCGTTGCTGCCCGCCACGGCCACCGGCTGGGCCGCGTCCAGCACGTCGGGCGGCGGAACATCACGCCCAGTGATGATCGCCACCTGAATGCCGGCGTCACGCACGCGCGCCAGGGCCTGCCGGGTGGCAAGCGGCACCAGCACGCCGCCGTCCGGAATCAGGGTGCCGTCCAGGTCAAAGGCCAGCAGCTTGGGAAGGGAAACCATACCGTCAGGCTAGAGCATTTCGGTCCGGGGAAGGTGGCCGGAGGTGGGGAAGATGTGGGCCAGAGCAGTGGTCGGCACGGGCGCTCGCCCCGGTCCCGTCTGCCCCTCACGCAGCGGTTGCCTGCGTGCGCTAGCGTGCCTGCAAGTCATGTTGCGCCTTCCTGCCCTCGCTGCCCTGCTGACCTTCGGCCTCGCGTTCGCCTCGGCCCCTGTCCTGCCGCCCCTGCCGGTGCTGGTGCCGTCTGTGCCGACGGAAACGGTGCCGCCCACGCCCGCCGCCGGGCTGAGGGGCCTGTGGCTGGACGGCTTCGGGCCGGGGCTGATGACCCGCGCTCAGGCGACCCGGGCGGTGAATGACGCGGCGGCGCTGGGGGTCAACACCCTGTTCGTGCAGTCCATCCGGCGCGCCGACTGCCTGTGCCTGCGGGCGAGCGTGCCGCCGGTGGGCGGGCTGGAGCCGGGCTTCGATCCGCTGGAGACGGTCATTCAGCTGGCCCATGCCCGCCACATGCGGGTGATCGGCTGGATCAGCGTCACCGGGGCCTGGAACAGCAGCGTGCCCAGCCGCCGCACCGAGCAGGTGTTCCAGCAGCACGGCCCGGACGCCGGGCTGAACAGCTGGCTGGCGCGCCGTCCGGATGGCAGCTGGAAGAGCGGCGCCGACGCGTGGCTCGACCCGGGCATTCCGGCAGCGGCCGATTTCATGGCGGGCTCGGCGTTGAGCTTGGTGACCCACTACGACCTGGACGGCCTGCAGCTGGACCGCATCCGCTATCCGGACGGCGGCGACTGGGGGTACAGCCCGGTCACGCTGGCCCGCTACCGGCTGGAAACCGGGGCCAGGGGTGTGCCGGCCGCCACCGACGAACGCTGGCGTAGCTGGAAACGCGCCCAGGTCACGGCCCTGACGCGCCGCATCGCGCTGGAGGCGCGGGGCGCGCGGCCCGGCATTCTGATCAGCGCGGCCACCATCGTGTACGGCGACGGTCCGACCGACCTGAACGGCTTTCACGCCACCCGCAGCTACGCCGAGGTGCTGCAGGACTGGCCCGCCTGGATGGCCGAGGGCCTGCTGGACCTGAACGTGATGATGAACTACAAGCGCGACGGTGTGGGCGATCAGGCGGCGTGGTTCGATCACTGGAACACCTTCGCGGCCAGCCTGCAGCGGCCCGGGGCAGCGGTGGCGGCCGGCACCGCCATGTACCTCAATTCGCCAGCGGTCACGGCTGCCCAGGCCGGCCGGGCCACCGCGCTGGGTCTCGGCTGGGTGGGGTACGCGTACCGCACGCCCACCGCCGCGGTGTACGCCGCCAGTCAGACCCAGCCGCAGGGCTTTGCCGCCGTGCAGGCCGCCCTGCAGAGCCAGGACGGTTCGCCGCTGCCCGCACCGCTCGCCTGGAGCCCTCCTTCGGTGCTGCGGCGGGCGGTGCTGGGCCGGGTGGTGGGTCTGAGCCAGCCGGGCGGGGTCCCAGTGGAGGTTTATGCCCCGGACGGTCAGTTGCTGGGCCGCACCACCACCGACGGCAACGGCTACTACGGCTTTGCCGACCTGAACGGCGAGCGCGCCGAGGTGCGGGTGGGCGATCAGCGCTGGACTGAGTCGCTGCAGGCGGGCCTGACCCGCTTCCCGAACCTGCTGCTGCGGCAGGTGACGCGAGTCAATGACTGAAGGCGGGGCGATGCGCTAGGCTCTGGCCATGAGCGAATTCAAGGTCGAGAAGTACCACGAGGGCAACGGCGCGCCCGCCCGCAAGGGTCAGACGGTGCGCGTTCACTACACCGGCACGCTGGAAAACGGCACCAAGTTCGACAGCAGCCGGGACCGTGGCCAGCCGATCGAGTTCCCGCTGGGCGTCGGCCACGTGATCCAGGGCTGGGACGAGGGGATCGCGCAGCTGAACGTGGGCGACAAGGCCCGCCTGACCATTCCGGCCGAGATGGGCTACGGGGCGCGGGGCGTGCCCGGCGTGATTCCTGGCGGCGCCACCCTGCTCTTCGACGTGGAACTGGTAGACGCCAAGTAAACAGGCTGGAGGGAAGGGGCCAGCGCCAGGCGCCTTTTCCAGCAAGAAGAGCGGGGCAGACCTCCAAGGGTCTGCCCCGCTCTCGTTGTTCTGCCTTCAGCTGATGCTGCTGCGCCAGCGCCACTCGCTGGCCCGCTTCATCACGTGCGCCAGACCGCCGGTCATGGCCAGCTTCTGGTTCCACGGCAGCTTCATCCAGCCGACCGCCATCAGGCCGCCCAGGCTGACGAACTCGCCCAGCGTGTTGGGCTCGTAGGGCTTGAGCTCCTCGCCGGCCATCAGGCGCATCAGGTTCTTGCCGGTCAGGCGGCCCTGCTGGCCCGCGTGCTGCGCGGTGGTGGGCACCGGCTTGCCGTCCTGGTTCAGGCCCAGGCCCATGTCGCCCACCACGAACACCTCCGGGTAGGCCGGCACGCGCAGGGTGGCGTCCACCACGATGCGGTTGCCGGGGCCCTTCTCCAGGCGCTCACCCTTCACGATGTCGCGCGCCTGGATGCCACCAGTCCAGATGATCTTGCCGGCTTCGATGACGCTCTGCTGGCCGTCGGCGGTCTGCACCGTCACCGAGTTCTCGGTGGCCTGCATGATGCGGTGGCCGATCAGGGTCTTGATGCCGTACTCGTCCAGCGTCTGCTGGGCCTT encodes:
- a CDS encoding FKBP-type peptidyl-prolyl cis-trans isomerase; this translates as MSEFKVEKYHEGNGAPARKGQTVRVHYTGTLENGTKFDSSRDRGQPIEFPLGVGHVIQGWDEGIAQLNVGDKARLTIPAEMGYGARGVPGVIPGGATLLFDVELVDAK
- a CDS encoding glycosyltransferase family 2 protein, with product MEQPLVSILINNYNYGQFLAEAIESALNQTYANIEVLVVDDGSTDSSAEVMAGYAGRIIPILKKNGGQASALNLGVARARGDIICFLDADDAWMPDKVEQVVRAFRQHPRAGLVYHRVQPVDAALKPQGEAWPQSLYTGSIAALVQRTGGWWHQANTSSLAFRRSTLERIGPVPDSFVYSADAYLGELAALLVEVVGLPQQLTLYRVHGTNVWYAGGANSQKRIALYRNCIGAINARLAQLGVPGRLEERQHFQLQLHRFLNGEAVSIPGLLVQALTFPGEPKLKVRLRSAASILARVLRLHPRARTQSS
- a CDS encoding HAD family hydrolase; translation: MVSLPKLLAFDLDGTLIPDGGVLVPLATRQALARVRDAGIQVAIITGRDVPPPDVLDAAQPVAVAGSNGGHILLNGVMHREARFTPADLRAVLAHQLHGARVIAFALDRVYVDLPPGAPVPEWLQRRPHAPLHEAPEEQIIKVGFWHPDIRHWRDHLSSSLPHLVLTGAQDPYPDFLTVTPSGADKGAALGAIAEALGLTLEQCWAFGDSDNDVAMLELAGHAVQVGRLPLLTPHADEVIEGPDQLGAFLNGLLDRLPQPARR
- a CDS encoding glycoside hydrolase family 10 protein, which codes for MLRLPALAALLTFGLAFASAPVLPPLPVLVPSVPTETVPPTPAAGLRGLWLDGFGPGLMTRAQATRAVNDAAALGVNTLFVQSIRRADCLCLRASVPPVGGLEPGFDPLETVIQLAHARHMRVIGWISVTGAWNSSVPSRRTEQVFQQHGPDAGLNSWLARRPDGSWKSGADAWLDPGIPAAADFMAGSALSLVTHYDLDGLQLDRIRYPDGGDWGYSPVTLARYRLETGARGVPAATDERWRSWKRAQVTALTRRIALEARGARPGILISAATIVYGDGPTDLNGFHATRSYAEVLQDWPAWMAEGLLDLNVMMNYKRDGVGDQAAWFDHWNTFAASLQRPGAAVAAGTAMYLNSPAVTAAQAGRATALGLGWVGYAYRTPTAAVYAASQTQPQGFAAVQAALQSQDGSPLPAPLAWSPPSVLRRAVLGRVVGLSQPGGVPVEVYAPDGQLLGRTTTDGNGYYGFADLNGERAEVRVGDQRWTESLQAGLTRFPNLLLRQVTRVND
- a CDS encoding SDR family NAD(P)-dependent oxidoreductase, giving the protein MAGSSLSLAGRVALVTGASGGLGRATAPELAQAGAHVIVTARSTRTHSTQPGLPDSTIEATAEQVQTAGGQATALRCDHTQEAEVERLMQHIGTHFGRLDLLVNNAWGNHDPVDETQRGREVWEEPLAQLRNDLLAGAYSDYITSLLALRHRLIGSGGLMVSTTWHTDEPPGWLPYEVSKAAKNRLVYALGHHLRGLGVTVLGVAPGWMRTELMLQHHTEDELRGQTETPHYAARAIVSLAADPQRDHWTGQILDVGDLADRYGFTDLDGTQPHWYRRRQATRQATEKD